The genomic region AGCTTACGGTCGCCAATACGCTCATCCAGAGCCCTGACGTATTCGGAGGGCTGAGGCGGCTGTTCATCATCGTAGGTCACCCCCAAACCACCACCCATATCCAGGTGCCGGATGTGAATGCCGTTATCGGCCAGAGCGTCGATCAGTTCCAGTACGCGATCCAGCGCATCCAAGAACGGAGAAATCGATGTAAGCTGCGAACCAATGTGGCAATCCACACCTTTGATATTCAGGTTCGGCAGTGTTGCAGCCCGGGCGTAAACAGCCAGTGCCTCAGTTATATCAATTCCGAACTTGTTCTCTTTCAAGCCAGTAGAAATATAAGGGTGGGTTCCGGCATCAACATCGGGGTTCACACGCAAAGAGACGGGAGCAATGACTCCCAGTTCACCAGCCACCGCGTTAAGCCGGTCTAACTCGGCGTCAGATTCCACGTTGAAGCAACGAACGCCTGCCTCCAGAGCCCGGCGCATCTCCCATTCCTGTTTACCTACACCGGAAAACACCACCTTGCTTGCGTCGCCACCGGCACGAAGAACACGCTCTAGCTCCCCGGCGGAGACAATGTCGAAACCGGCACCCAAGCGCGCCAACACGTTCAGAACCGCCAGATTGCTGTTGGCTTTGACGGCGTAGCACACAAGGTGCGGGCGCTCTTTCAGGGCATCATCAAAGGCCCTGTAATGGCGCTCCAGAGTCGCTCGGGAATATACGTAAGCTGGCGTACCAAAGCGTTCGGCAATGGAAGAGACAGGCACATCTTCGGCGTATAGCTCGCCGTTACGGTAATTGAAATGATCCATTTGGTTCCTGATTTGTTTAGCGGTGCCTGGTATAAGCAGGACTATTCAGCGCTTGAATTACGGTCATCTGGACGCTCATTTTGTGTCCCGGCGGCGGTTGCTTGCCCGGCAGGCTCGGATGATGCTTCCGGGTTATCCCGGTATAACGCCCCCTTTTGGCCGCAGCCGCCAAGTGCAGCCGCCATAACCAGAATCACAACTGGCAGTGTCCACGCGCGCATACTTGCCACCCCTGAGTTCATAATGGCCAAAGTATACCTGACCCGCGACCCGCACGGCGAGGCCGGCTGGCTATCGAAACGCCTCCAGTTCACGGTTCAGGGCATCCTCCAAAAAGGCGCGGTAATAGAGATACTGGCTGGTTTGTATATCCTGCTGATACACCCGTGGATCCAAATCGTGGGGCAGGTGCACATCCGTAAGGTAAACCGGGTAGCGATCACCGCTCTGGCGCAGTGAGTGGATGTAGTGAGCAACAGCCGAAATGAGCTGGTCGCCGTATTGCAGAACGGTAAACTCTCGCTCACCACAATAAAGATCAAAGCGAACCCGGCTATCACCTTCTTGAATGCCCACGGCTTGCACCTCAAGCCCTGGCAAAGTGGCTCCGGTATCCGTTTGTGGCCGATACTCCGGGCGCCAGAGCCCGTTACTCGCAACCATTTCGTAACACCGCACACCGGCCAGGGCCACTGGCACCTCGCTGTAGCGCAGGGTGCGCCGCTCTACTAAATTTTCAAGAAAGCGCCGCAGAGGTGTCAGCAGGTAACGGCGGCTGGTGACCGGCTGGCTCCATTCGAGCAGCGAACCGCGCTCATCAATCACCCATATCTGCGCGCGCTCGCCGCGAACCCGATAAAACACCTGAACACTGTTCGGTTCGCTGGCCTGACACGCCGCACGCACAGCCCGGTCGTCCAACAATGCGTAGCGATCGAAAACGATTGGCAGATAAGCGTCGCGGGGTTGGGCCAGGCATTCCATTAGCGCGGCCCGGCTTTCCAGGGCAATGAAGCCGGGTTTGGTACCACTGAATTCCAGCAGAAAATACCGACGATCCATTTCGATAACGTAACGCAGGGAGTGTGGGCCGGCGCCACCGGCAAAAAACTGGCGCAACACATCCGCAAACAGTTCCCGCACTCGCCGAGCGATAGCCCCTCCGTGCCCTCGGTTGTGGCTGTGCACCTCAATATCGGGAATAACGCGGGGGTCGAGTGCAACCGAGGCGAGCACATTCTTTAGGCACTGGATCAACGTGTCTCCCGATGCGTAGTGTTGAAGACTGACCTCGTGCCAACTGTTCAGGGTGATCTGGTCAATGGTCACAACCAGATTCTCACGCCCACCGCTGAAGCCCAGAGAATCATGTCGGGCGCTAAGCTTGTGCAGCCCGCGCTCGGTAAGATGAGACTGCGGGTCCACCCCCACATTGATCAGTATAAGGTTGCGCAGGGGACGAACCGCACGGGCAAGTGCTTCTCGCTCTGCCGGTGCCACAGGAAACCGCACAAACCCCGCAAGCGCATCCAGCATTTCCCGCAATTCACTGATGGAGGCAATACCCTGCCCAGAGCGGACATTAAGACGAGTGGAGCGGGTTAGCAAACCGTTGCAATAGCACCAAACAACCAATTCCGCGAGGTTTCCAGAGCGCCGAATAACCGGCTGCCAAGCGGCATCTGATGGGCCTTCCAAATCCCGGTACAATAGCCAGCTGGTTCCGGCCCCACCTTGTTCTGATTGGTGATGAAAGGCTAGGTTTTCCTCTGCCAGCGACGGCACCAACCCCGGATTAATCTGCTCAATCTTACCCGCCTTGCGCTGAAAGGCTGCGTAGAGTTTGCGGCCGAGCAGGTTAATATCGTTCGCGTTGATGGCTGACTGCTCGCCGTGATCCCGAGCCATTTTCGAGAGTAGTCTATAACTGTGCGTCAGCTCCGACACCACCACGCGTCGCAGGGAAGACACTTCTTCTGCGCGCCAGCGCTGGCGGTTGTCTAGGGCTTCAATGTGCTTGTGCTGCCAGCCCCAGCCCGCCACAAGGCTTCTGAGCAGCTTGGCTCTCCAGGGCTCTGCACTGTGCTCCCCCGACGCCCCGGTGCGAGTGAGCGGCAGCCCCGTCTTGATATACAAGCTGCGACGCACCAGATCTAGCCGCCCTTCGGCGCCAGCCTCTGTCAGCCACTGTTCCAAACGCTGGTACAGCATTACATACGGGTCCAGAACATCCACATCAATGATGCCGCTGAATACCGCGCGCTTGAACACCCGTGACAACACCGGCTGCTCCGGCGTCTGGGCGTAACATTCGATAAGCAAAAGCTTCAGAATCGACTTCCAGGGCGCATCAATACCCTTATAGAGCTGCCAAACACCCGCACCGAGAAATTCACTGGCTGGTATCGCCGGTACCGCGCCGAAGTCTATGTACTCGTCGCCACGAATAAAGCGGTAGTCCGCTAACCTGTTTACACATTCCTGATAACGATCTTCCTGCTCCGAAGGGATGAGCCACCAAATTGGATAGCATCCACCCAGATGAATTCCGGTGCGATAAAACTCATCCAGAAGCAGATAGTGCTGGGCGCTGCCGCAGTTTTCGCCGCTCACCTCTGCGCGTGGTCGCCCATTCCGCCAGTCGGCCGCGGCGAATACAAACACGTGCAGTTCAATGCCAAAAGAAGACGCCCACTCCGTCAGCTTCTCTGCCTTGCGCTCGAGGCGCAGAATGCCCGGCTCTTGAAGATCGTCCCGATGGCACAGCCAAACATCCAGATCACTGGCTACGGAATCGCCCAATGTGCCGGGGCTGCCCATTAAAAACAGCGCTTCCAGATCGGCTCGGCGCTTGCCCTCGTCCCGCATACTAAAGGTTCGCGCCAGGCGCCGTGCGGCACTTATGGTTGCGGAACCCGGTTGATAGTGCCTCAGGCCATAAGGGCAATCGGTATCCAGATAGCCGGCCAGAGCCGGGTGGTTGGTGTGAAACACCAGAGGCAGAACGTCCAACACTGCTTGCTGCCGATAGGTGAGCGACGAGTGCGCCCTCTCCCAGCGCTGGTGATTAACCATGAGAAACCTGTCCCGCAGACGGCGCAGGGTTTTGCGATCAATGCCCTCTTCAAAATCCAGGGCAATCGGTGGGGCGTGAGCGGTCAAGGCAGCTCCGGGGGAGAGGTTCTTTCCGGTTTAATTATCAGTATGATGAGCTCATCGTGGCAAAACCGTCAAAAAAATAAAAGCGGAATGCGCTTCAGAAAACCCGAGGTCCTGCCCAGTGAAAGAGTTTGTCATACAGCGTTATCGTGCCGATGCACCCGCCGGCACCGGTCGCCAGACCCTGTTGCGTATTGACGACGAAGGCAAGGTGCTGTTCGCCGACAACAATGCCGAAGCCGTACTCGGATACGATGCCAGCGAGTTGGAAGGCGTCATGGTACACCGGGTTCTGGCATCAACAGAGGACGACCCTTTCGCGCCAGTACACCGACACCGTATCGAGAGTGGCCAAAATGTGCTGGTCACCCTCCGCCATAAAGAAGGTTTTTTTTACACAGCAAGCCTTTCACTGCGTGTCAGTATGCGCGATTCAGACGAAGCCGCCAGCGCCCGAATCACTCAGCAGGAAAACTCCGCCATAGATCCACGCTTGCAGCGCTGCGCAGAAAGCGCTGCAAGCTTCGGGATATGGGAGCTGGATATCACCAGCAACCAAATTACCTGGACCGAGGGGCTATATCGAGTGCTTGAGCTAAAGCCGGGCACAGATATTACGCCCGAGCAGGCACTGTTCTACTGCCAAAGCGGCCAGGGTCGCATCCGGGCGCTGTTCCGCAGGTGTGCGCATACTGGCGCACCTTTCACGATTGAGCTAAATCTACTGACGGCGCAGCAGAAAAAGATTCGCGTTACCTTGAATGGTCGTGCCCTTAAAGCGGGCGGCAGAGTGCGCAAGCTTGGCGGCACCTTGGTTGACCGCACCGGCGAAATGCAACGCGACCAAGCTCGCACAAGGGCTGAAAAAATTCTGAGCGCAACCACGGCAGCAAGCCCAGGGCTGATAGCTGCCGTGGACAAAAATTTGAACCTGCTGCATTTCAACGCGCCCTATGCCAGGTTGTTCGCCAGCATCTTCGGCGTAACGCCTCAGACCGGTGACAACCTGAGCCAGTTGCTGGAAAAATACCCGAACGAGCGACACCTGGCTGAACAACTCTGGCGACGCGCCTTCGAGCAAGACAGCTTTGTTGTGGACATGCCCATCACCCAGCAAAGCGGTGAGTGGCCCGTGTATGAGTTCCATTATCAGCGCCTGACTGACAGCCAGAATGATGGCCAAACTGACAGCAAGAGCGAAACCACGGGCGCGGTCGTTGTGGCCAGTGATATCAGCAACCGCGCCAGCAACACAGGTGACAGCGAATACCGATACCGGCACGACCCGATAACCGGGCTAACCAACCGAAGGGAGTTCACTGCTCGCCTTCAGCGCAGCATGGAGCAAAAAAACGGGGAGTCAGCCGAAAGCAGCCTTCTATATCTGAACCTAGATGCATTCGGGCACTTCAACAGCACTGCCGGTAACGGTGCGTGTGATCGGTATCTCAGAGAGTTGGCCAGCAGCCTCGACGTTCGTAACAGGCCACAAGATACGGTATCGCGACTTTCTGGCGACACCTTCGCCCTGCTCATTGAAAACTGCACCGAATCTGCGGCCCGTAAGCTCGCAGAAGACATTCTAAGCCTCATCCGCAACTTTGTTTTTGAGTGGCAGGGACATCAACTGCAAACCACCGCCAGTGGTGGTTTGCTGATTATGGGTAAAAACACGCCTACGGATCCCGAGCAACTGCTGGGCCAGGCTGCAGATCTTTGCCACGATGCAAAAACATCCGGGCGCAACCGGGTTCATACCGCCCATGCTTCTCGCCCCAAAGCAGATGACAGCAGCAATGAATACGTCGACCAGATCCGAAAAGCACTGGATCAGCAAGCGCTGATACTTGAGTTCCAATCGCTCAAGCCCGTCGCCAGTGTCACCTGGGGCGACCATATAGAAATTTTCTCGCGAATTCCTGGAAGCGGCGAACATGAGGCGTGGCTGCAGCCGGATCAGTTTCTCCCAGTAGCGGAGCGATTTGATCTGGCCAAACGGCTGGACCGGCAGGTGATACTGCAAACGCTGACCTGGCTGGCCGACCATCGGCTGCTGGAGCCGAGACTGAAATACTGCGGTTTTAACCTGTCTTTGGCTAGCGTGCTGGACGATACCTTTGCGGATTTCATGGAGTCTGTGATCAGGGTTTCAAACTATCCCGCAGAATGCTTCTGTCTTGAAGTCCGCGAAGCCCACGCAACCCAGTACCCAGATGAAGTTGCCGTGCTGTGTGATGCCCTGCACCGGATTGGCTGTCGTGTCGCACTGGATGGCGCTGGCGCTTCCGTGGAAAGCTACAGCCTTGCGGCGAAACTACCGGTGGACGTTATCAAACTGGACCGTAGCCTGATGCTAAGGCTGGGAGACGATCCGGTTCAGCAGATTATGGTGGAAGCCCTGCACAGGATTGCACAGGAATCGGGGAAGATAACGGTCGCAACCTTTATCGAGAACGACGACATTCTCAGAAAGGTCAGAACCCTAGGCATTCACTTCGGCCAGGGGTTCAGATTAGGCCCGCCCAAACCCTTAGCAGAACTCACGCCGGTGGCCGTAGACCTCTCCACCGGGCGCATCGGCGGTTAAGCCCCTTGCTCAAGGGCAAAGCGTAAAGGGTATTAACCTAGCAGCTTGCGCGCACGAGCCACTGCTGCCCGTACCTGCGCAGGCGCTGTGCCACCAAGGTGGTCACGGGCCTGAACCGAGCCTTCCAGCGTTAGCACATCAAACACATCCTCACCAATGGTGTCGGAGAAGCGGGCCAACTCTTCCAGAGTCATATCAGAAAGGTCCCGCTCTTCAGCGACACCAAAAGCCACCGCTTTGCCTACAACTTCGTGGGCGTCCCGGAACGGCATGCCTTTCTTAACCAGATAATCCGCCAAGTCCGTTGCGGTGGAGAATCCGCGCTTAGCCGCTACGCGCATATTATCTGCCTTCGCACGAATAGCCGGAATCATGTCGGCATAAGCTTTCAAGCAACCTTTGATGGTGTCCACGGTATCGAACAAAGGCTCTTTGTCTTCCTGATTGTCCTTGTTGTAGGCCAGAGGCTGGCTTTTCATCAGCGTAAGCAAGCACATCAGGTGGCCCGTAACCCGGCCAGTTTTGCCACGAACAAGCTCAGGCACATCTGGGTTCTTTTTCTGGGGCATGATTGACGAGCCGGTGCAGAAACGATCCGGCAGATCAATAAAATCAAACTGCGCGGAAGTCCACAGAACCAGCTCTTCACTGAAGCGGGACATGTGTGTCATCAATAGCGCAGCGAAGCTGCAGAACTCAATGGCAAAGTCCCGGTCGCTGACGGAGTCCAGAGAGTTTTCTGAGGGCCGGTCAAAGCCTAACAGCCGTGCAGTCATGGCTCTATCGATCGGGTAAGTGGTGCCGGCCAGGGCCGCAGCACCTAGAGGCATAATGTTCACGCGCTTGCGGCAGTCCTGCAGGCGCTCGCCATCACGCACTAGCATTTCATACCAAGCCAGAATGTGGTGCCCAAACGTGACTGGCTGTGCCGTTTGAAGGTGGGTAAAACCAGGCATGATGGTATCGGCTTCGCGTTCGGCCAGATCCAGCAGGCCGGTTTGTAGGCGTCGAAGCTCCGCGGCAATTACATCAATTTCGTCGCGCAAATAAAGGCGAATATCCGTAGCCACCTGATCGTTACGGCTGCGGCCGGTGTGCAGTTTCTTGCCAGTGATGCCAATGCGCTTGGTCAACTGGGCTTCTATGTTCATGTGTACGTCTTCAAGGCTCACAGACCACTCAAAGCGCCCCGCCTCAATGTCTTCCTTAACCCCGTTCAGGCCATCAATAATGCTGTCGCGTTCTTCCACGGTTAGCACGTCAACTTCGGCGAGCATAGTCGCGTGAGCGATGGAGCCGATGATATCGTGATGATACAGGCGCTGATCAAACCCTACGGATGCGGTGAAGCGCTCCACGAATGCGTCGGTGGGTTCACTAAAGCGTCCGCCCCAGGGTTTTTCGGAGGTTGTGGCCTGGTCAGGTTTTTTCTGATCCGTCATGGTCTATCTTTCCTGCTGGCAGCCCGGCATTATCTGGCGGGAACTGAGTACATTGAATATGGCGGGAGTATAGCATTCTGACCCGTAGAAAAGAGACTCCCCTAGCTGGGGACAAGGTCGCCGTGATACAGGGTTTTTTCGTACCAGATCTTTGCCGAGTACGGTCTGTATTCATGTTACTGGTCACCAGCGAACTCCTGGTGCTTGTGCTGGCCATAGTTCAGGCCAGCAACGGCTGGATTGACTGGAATTATTTCGCGCTCTTATCGCTGTTTGTGCAATGGACGACCCTCACCAGCGCCGCGCTGATTTGCCTGCTGCGGTACCGGTTGGCCAGAATGTCTGTAACCCGAGCCACCCTTGCCATTGCAGCCATCGTACTACTCGATGTACTCGCCTTCAGCCTGTTCGCCGACAGTGTTTTGCACCCACAACCGGGCATAATCGACTGGCAAGCTATTGCCAAAAAGCTACTGCTAGCACTGCTAATTGTGCTGATGGTGCTGCGCTATTTTTATCTGCAACACCAATGGCAGCAGCAGCGGGAAGCAGAAATGCAGGCGCACCTAGCAGCGTTGCAAGCACGCATACAGCCACACTTCCTGTTTAACAGCATGAACACCATCGCCAGCCTTATTGCGTCTGACCCAGAGCAGGCCGAAGAAGCGGTTCTGGATCTTTCCGAGCTGTTTCGCGCCAGCCTGCGTACGGGTGACCAGCTTATCCCATTGGCTAAAGAGCTGGACTTATGCCAGCGCTATCTCGCTATTGAAGCCCTGCGACTAGGCCCTCGCTTGAAACTGGAATGGCGCATCGCCGAAGGGCTGGAGCGCCAAGCCATACCGCCGCTAACCCTGCAGCCGCTGGTAGAAAACGCGGTTTATCACGGCATACAGCCTCGCCCAGAGGGTGGTACCGTGCGTATAGAAGCGGAAGCTCGCGGCAACTTTGTGTATCTGCTGGTACAAAACCCCAAACCGCAAAGCAACGGCAGCCAGCACAGCGGCAACCGCATGGCTTTGAGTAATATACAAGCACGGTTGCAGGCACTGTTCGCAGAGGCTGCGGTGCTGAAACACAGCCATCAGGGAGACGTGTACACCGTGACCTTAAGGCTACCAAAAACCACACAGTACTCATGACAAAACAGAAGATTCTGATAGCCGACGATGAGCCTCTGGCTCGGCAACGCCTTCGACGGCTGGTCGAAAGCCTACCGGATTACCAGGTATGCGGCGAAGCCGGTGATGGCGACGCGACGCTCGCTCGGGTTGCCGAGTTGCAGCCAGATATTCTGCTGCTGGACATACGCATGCCCGGCCTTGATGGCATGGGGGCAGCCGCGCGCCTGAGTCTGCTCAGCAATCCGCCAGCTATTATTTTCTGCACCGCCTACGACAACTACGCGATACAAGCTTTCGATGTTCAGGCCGCAGCCTACCTGCTCAAGCCCGTGCGCAAAGATGCGCTGGCAGAGGCACTGACCCGTGCGGGGCGGGTTAACCGTGTTCAGTTACGAGCGCTTTCCGGCAGCAACACTGGCCAAGAGACCGCGGAGGGTGAGCAACTCGCGGTTCGCACCCACCGGGGCACCGAGCTAATAGATATAGCCGAGATCCGCTATTGTCAGGCGGATCAGAAATACGTGACCATTCACCATTCCCGTGGTGAAGCAGTTTCTGACTACACATTGAAAGAACTGGAAAATGCCTACCCGCATCAATTGCTCCGAATTCACCGCAACACGTTGGTAGGCGTGCGCTTTATTCAGGCTTTGAAACGCACGCCAGATGGCCACAACCTGGTACTGCTCAGGGATGATCTAGGGGAGCTCCAAGTAAGCCGTCGTCACACCACCAACGTGCGCCAATGGCTGCAGGGGCGGCAATCTGGCTAAGCGCAACTAACCGCAACAACCCGTGCTATAGCGGGCGGTGTAAAGCGGCCACCCACGGGACTTTTACGGCGCCACAGGGTACCCTTGGCAAACATTTTCAGAACCGACAGTGAGCAACATGTCTAAACGAACTCTTCGTGTCGCAACCCGCAGCAGCGCCTTGGCGTTATGGCAGGCGGAATTCATTAAGGCTGAACTGGAACGGCTCCACGACAACGTGGTTGTAGAGCTGGTCAAGATTAAAACCCAGGGGGACAAAATCCTCGATGTTCCACTGGCAAAAATCGGCGGTAAGGGCCTGTTTGTAAAAGAGCTGGAAGAAGCCATGATTGATGGCCGGGCAGATCTGGCGGTGCACTCCATGAAAGATGTGCCCATGGCTTTTCCCGAAGGCCTTGGGCTGGTTGCTATCTGTGAGCGAGAAGACCCCGCAGATGCCTTCGTGAGTAACCACTTCGATAACGTAGATGCCCTCCCACATGGTTCTGTGGTCGGCACTGCTAGCCTGCGCAGAGAGTCTCAGCTTCGGGCCTACCGGCCAGATCTGGAGATCCGGGTTCTGCGGGGCAACGTGAACACCCGCCTGGCAAAACTCGATGCCAGTAATTACGACGCCATTGTGCTGGCCAGCTCCGGCCTCAAGCGCCTAGGCTTCCACGATCGAATTCGTTACTCCATACCAGACACCGTCTCCTTGCCCGCTGTTGGCCAGGGCGCGCTGGGCATAGAATGCCGGCTCGATGACGACGAACTGCGTGCCATGCTGGAGCCACTGAACCACCACGACACGTCCGACCGAGTGAAAGCCGAGCGAGCGCTCAACCGCCGTCTTGAAGGTGGCTGCCAGGTGCCTATTGCCGCCTATGCCCTGCTCGAAGACAACGATACGACTGTGTGGTTGCGCGCACTGGTAGGCGCGGTTGATGGCACACAAATCCTTCGCGTTGAAGGCCGGGCGCCTAGAGCGGAAGGTGAACGCTTGGGCCGCGAACTGGCAGAAAAACTTCTAACAATGGGCGCCGACAAAATTCTGGCTGAAATTTATGGCCACACCCCAGTTTGATCTACCTAATCTGGCCGGCCGGCGTGTTCTGATTTGCCGGCCGGAACCAGAGGCGTCTCGGTTAGCCCGGCAGTTTCAGTCTGCTGGCGCCGAGACGTTTGTGTTTCCGCTGGTTGATCGAGAGCCACTACCAGAGACCCCAGAACGTCGCACCACCATCCTTAGCCTCGATGAATTTTCCCACGTTATAGCCGTTAGCCCCTATGCTGCGCGCCTTTTGCTGGAAGAGCTGGACACTTGGTGGCCCCAACTTCCCGCTGGCCTGAAATGGTACGGCGTGGGCGCTGGCACAGCCAAAGCACTGGCCGAATACGGGCTAAGCCCGCGCAAACCCGACGAAGGCTGGACCAGTGAAGCGCTACTGAAACTGCCCTCTTTGGCGCACCTGAACGGGGAACGGGTACTGGTTGCCCGGGGAGAGGCGGGCCGCGAGCTAACCCGGAAAACCTTGGAAGCCCGCGGCGGGCGAGTCACCATGATGCCGCTGTACCGGAGATTCTGCCCGGATTACACACCCGCACAGATCAATAGGGCCCTAGATCAGTTTGCGCCGGAGGCCATTATCGCGCTCTCTGGAGAAACCCTAAACAATCTCATCGCACTATGTGCGAATTGCAGCCATAATCTATACGATAGACCTATCATTGTACCCGCCCGGCGTATCGCCGATCAGGCTCGCACGGCGGGATTCAATGCTCCGTTTGTACCAGGAAGCCTTGCCGATAACGACATCGTGGCCGCCGTCGCAGAACAACTGGCGGGCCGTAACGGTGGCTCCGGAACAGCCAAGTAAGGACGCCCGTGACTGAAACAACAAAACAATTACCTGCCTTGATCGAGAAACAACAACCCGCCCGCCAGATAGTCTGGCCAGTGTGGGTTATCTCTATTATTGCCCTGATCTGTGTTGCCGTATTGGCCCTTTGGAACTTGCAGCAATGGAACGGCCAGCAGGCCAGCTTGCAGACACTAAAAAGCCTACAGCAAGACACCGTTCAGCTTGAGAATCTGTACGGCGACCGAGGCAACCAGCAAGGTCAGCGCTTACAATCCCTAGAAGAAAAACTCACCTCCCAGCGGGAGCTAATTGCCACCCAACAGCGGCAGATAGATCACAACGCCCGCGAACTGCTAGAAGCCGGAAACCGTACCCGCACCGACTGGTTATTGGCCGAGGCAGAGTATTTGCTGCGCATTGCCAACCAGCGGTTGTTGATCGAGAAAGACATTGGCGGCGCCTTGTCTGCCCTTGAAGCTGCAGACGAAGTACTCACAGAGTCTGATGACATCGGCGTTTACCCCGTACGGCAGCAGCTGGCCCGGGAAGTCCTGGCGCTTAAAGGCATTGCCAGCGTCGACAGAACCGGCCTTTATCTCACCCTCGAGGCCGCCATCGATAGCGTTCACCAGCTCACCGACCAAGCGCTCATCAGCAAGCAGGCACCCGGATTTGTGGGCGATTCGCAATCAGACGATGCCCCACCCGCCGGCGGCGAGCCAAGCATGCTGGCCAAAGCTTGGCAAACGTTTAAATCCACTCTGATGCAGGTTGTTGTGGTTCGCCGTTTGGACGAATCGGTAAAGCCGCTGTTGTCGCCAGACCAGAGCGCCTACGCACGACTGAACCTGCAACTGATGCTAGAAGAAACCGAAATGGCCGTGCTCAGAGGTAATCAGCCTGTATATGAGCGCGCTCTTGCCAAAGCCCAGGCGGCCGTTGCGGACTGGTACGACAGCAGCAATCCACGGGTAAGCGCACTGTCGAACACCCTGGATGAGCTAACCACAAACAACGTCGCCCCAGACCTGCCAGACATTAGTAAATCACTGGATCTACTCAAACAGCGGCTTGCTGGCCGCCTCAGCAAAGACAAGGGTGCCAAGAGTGACGAAAACACAGAAGCCAACGGAGGCGATGATTCATGATTCGCCTGCTTCTGATCGTTCTGTTTGCCCTGTTAATCGGCACCGGGCTTTCTCTGGGGCTGCAATACGACCTGGGTTACATTCGCATCAGCCTGGGCAACTACCTGCTTGAGACCAATTTCTGGGTTGGCCTTGCCCTGCTGATAGCGGTTGTCGCGTTGATTGTTTTAACCATCAACCTGTTCCGCCGCATGCGGCACGGCAGCGGGCTGATAGCCGGCTGGGTGTCCAGAAGCAAAGAACGTCGGGCACGACGTCGCACCACTCAAGGCCTGCTGGCGCTGGCAGAAGGCAA from Marinobacter sp. LV10R510-11A harbors:
- the lptM gene encoding LPS translocon maturation chaperone LptM, coding for MRAWTLPVVILVMAAALGGCGQKGALYRDNPEASSEPAGQATAAGTQNERPDDRNSSAE
- a CDS encoding class I adenylate cyclase, giving the protein MTAHAPPIALDFEEGIDRKTLRRLRDRFLMVNHQRWERAHSSLTYRQQAVLDVLPLVFHTNHPALAGYLDTDCPYGLRHYQPGSATISAARRLARTFSMRDEGKRRADLEALFLMGSPGTLGDSVASDLDVWLCHRDDLQEPGILRLERKAEKLTEWASSFGIELHVFVFAAADWRNGRPRAEVSGENCGSAQHYLLLDEFYRTGIHLGGCYPIWWLIPSEQEDRYQECVNRLADYRFIRGDEYIDFGAVPAIPASEFLGAGVWQLYKGIDAPWKSILKLLLIECYAQTPEQPVLSRVFKRAVFSGIIDVDVLDPYVMLYQRLEQWLTEAGAEGRLDLVRRSLYIKTGLPLTRTGASGEHSAEPWRAKLLRSLVAGWGWQHKHIEALDNRQRWRAEEVSSLRRVVVSELTHSYRLLSKMARDHGEQSAINANDINLLGRKLYAAFQRKAGKIEQINPGLVPSLAEENLAFHHQSEQGGAGTSWLLYRDLEGPSDAAWQPVIRRSGNLAELVVWCYCNGLLTRSTRLNVRSGQGIASISELREMLDALAGFVRFPVAPAEREALARAVRPLRNLILINVGVDPQSHLTERGLHKLSARHDSLGFSGGRENLVVTIDQITLNSWHEVSLQHYASGDTLIQCLKNVLASVALDPRVIPDIEVHSHNRGHGGAIARRVRELFADVLRQFFAGGAGPHSLRYVIEMDRRYFLLEFSGTKPGFIALESRAALMECLAQPRDAYLPIVFDRYALLDDRAVRAACQASEPNSVQVFYRVRGERAQIWVIDERGSLLEWSQPVTSRRYLLTPLRRFLENLVERRTLRYSEVPVALAGVRCYEMVASNGLWRPEYRPQTDTGATLPGLEVQAVGIQEGDSRVRFDLYCGEREFTVLQYGDQLISAVAHYIHSLRQSGDRYPVYLTDVHLPHDLDPRVYQQDIQTSQYLYYRAFLEDALNRELEAFR
- a CDS encoding EAL domain-containing protein, giving the protein MKEFVIQRYRADAPAGTGRQTLLRIDDEGKVLFADNNAEAVLGYDASELEGVMVHRVLASTEDDPFAPVHRHRIESGQNVLVTLRHKEGFFYTASLSLRVSMRDSDEAASARITQQENSAIDPRLQRCAESAASFGIWELDITSNQITWTEGLYRVLELKPGTDITPEQALFYCQSGQGRIRALFRRCAHTGAPFTIELNLLTAQQKKIRVTLNGRALKAGGRVRKLGGTLVDRTGEMQRDQARTRAEKILSATTAASPGLIAAVDKNLNLLHFNAPYARLFASIFGVTPQTGDNLSQLLEKYPNERHLAEQLWRRAFEQDSFVVDMPITQQSGEWPVYEFHYQRLTDSQNDGQTDSKSETTGAVVVASDISNRASNTGDSEYRYRHDPITGLTNRREFTARLQRSMEQKNGESAESSLLYLNLDAFGHFNSTAGNGACDRYLRELASSLDVRNRPQDTVSRLSGDTFALLIENCTESAARKLAEDILSLIRNFVFEWQGHQLQTTASGGLLIMGKNTPTDPEQLLGQAADLCHDAKTSGRNRVHTAHASRPKADDSSNEYVDQIRKALDQQALILEFQSLKPVASVTWGDHIEIFSRIPGSGEHEAWLQPDQFLPVAERFDLAKRLDRQVILQTLTWLADHRLLEPRLKYCGFNLSLASVLDDTFADFMESVIRVSNYPAECFCLEVREAHATQYPDEVAVLCDALHRIGCRVALDGAGASVESYSLAAKLPVDVIKLDRSLMLRLGDDPVQQIMVEALHRIAQESGKITVATFIENDDILRKVRTLGIHFGQGFRLGPPKPLAELTPVAVDLSTGRIGG
- the lysA gene encoding diaminopimelate decarboxylase, with translation MDHFNYRNGELYAEDVPVSSIAERFGTPAYVYSRATLERHYRAFDDALKERPHLVCYAVKANSNLAVLNVLARLGAGFDIVSAGELERVLRAGGDASKVVFSGVGKQEWEMRRALEAGVRCFNVESDAELDRLNAVAGELGVIAPVSLRVNPDVDAGTHPYISTGLKENKFGIDITEALAVYARAATLPNLNIKGVDCHIGSQLTSISPFLDALDRVLELIDALADNGIHIRHLDMGGGLGVTYDDEQPPQPSEYVRALDERIGDRKLELILEPGRSIAANAGILITQVELLKCTEHRNFAIIDAAMNDLIRPALYSAWQAIIPVQPHQDAEEKIWDLVGPVCETGDFLGKDRPLQLKTGDLLAVRSAGAYGFVMSSNYNSRNRPPELMVDGEDVHVVRRRETIEDQLAPENCLPE